GTGTTCCTGGTGATCAACGGCGTCACGATGCTGCGCCGCGAACGCCGCCGGCTGTCGAACCTGCTGTCCTTGCTGGTCGGCCTCGGCATCATCGGCTTCGTCATCTTCAGCGTGCTGGTGCAGAAGATCGGATGGGAACCGCTCGCGATGGTCCGCTGGGCGCTGCTCGGCGTACTGACGTACATCTCCTTCCTGTTCCTCTGCTTTCTGCTGTACGCGTTCGTGTACAGCCGGGTGCGCTCTTCGCGGAAGGTGGACTTCGTCGTCGTACTCGGCTCGGGACTGATCGGTTCCCGCGTACCGCCGTTGCTGGCCAGCCGGCTCGATCGCGCCAAGCAGGTGTACGAGCGCGCGCTCCGCAAGGGACGTTCGCCCCGGCTGATCACCTCCGGCGGGCAGGGCCCGGGCGAGGACCTGCCGGAATCGCACGCGATGGCGGCGTACCTGGTCGCGCAGGGCGTGGCCGCCGATCAGATCATCCGCGAGGACAAGTCGACGACCACCTGGGAGAACCTGATCTTCAGCCGCGATCTGATGGCCGGGGAGCGGCCGCAGTACCGGTGCCTGATCGTGACGAACAACTTCCACGCCTTCCGGGCCGCGATGACCGCCCGGAAGGCGAAGGTCAACGGGCAGGTGATC
The genomic region above belongs to Kribbella solani and contains:
- a CDS encoding YdcF family protein; protein product: MFICFGIAAFWFVVFGVSFLRDRRLFKNGIFLVLTLMFAGLGVILAVETISQQAARVLVLLILAAIPVAIFVLAVFLVINGVTMLRRERRRLSNLLSLLVGLGIIGFVIFSVLVQKIGWEPLAMVRWALLGVLTYISFLFLCFLLYAFVYSRVRSSRKVDFVVVLGSGLIGSRVPPLLASRLDRAKQVYERALRKGRSPRLITSGGQGPGEDLPESHAMAAYLVAQGVAADQIIREDKSTTTWENLIFSRDLMAGERPQYRCLIVTNNFHAFRAAMTARKAKVNGQVIGSPTAAYYWPTATIREFVAILVSHPYLNGGICLLIVAGAILSYL